The proteins below are encoded in one region of Deltaproteobacteria bacterium:
- a CDS encoding TIGR03619 family F420-dependent LLM class oxidoreductase produces MRFGLVTPVVTHHPDHGAEWEEHAGPPELARIARAADRLGYHHLTCSEHVAIPAAAAPVRGARYYDPLATFAFLAAQTARIRFATHVLVLPYHHPLAIAKRYGTLDRLSGGRLILGVGVGTLAEEFALLGVEFEGRGARYEDALRALRAAFGRREPAYAGTHYRFEAFLVDPCGVQAQVPIWLGGRSPRSLRRALVFGDGWDPFRLTLDELGALLTRARASREWRARTAPFELVLTPDRLLDPTRPDERARLGDLLERYRALGATIVNLRFRHRSLEHYLEQLEACATEIVPGFA; encoded by the coding sequence TTGCGCTTCGGCCTGGTGACGCCTGTCGTCACCCACCACCCCGACCACGGCGCCGAGTGGGAAGAGCATGCCGGCCCGCCCGAGCTCGCCCGCATCGCCAGGGCGGCCGACCGCCTCGGCTACCATCACCTCACCTGCAGCGAGCACGTCGCCATCCCCGCGGCGGCCGCGCCGGTGCGCGGCGCGCGCTACTACGACCCCCTCGCGACCTTCGCCTTCCTCGCGGCGCAGACAGCCCGCATCCGCTTCGCGACCCACGTGCTGGTGCTGCCGTACCACCATCCGCTCGCCATCGCGAAGCGCTACGGCACGCTCGACCGGCTCTCGGGCGGGCGGCTCATCCTGGGCGTCGGCGTGGGGACGCTGGCGGAGGAGTTCGCGCTCCTCGGCGTCGAGTTCGAGGGCCGGGGCGCGCGCTACGAGGACGCGCTGCGCGCGCTGCGTGCCGCCTTCGGCCGCCGCGAGCCCGCGTATGCCGGCACGCACTACCGCTTCGAGGCCTTCCTCGTCGATCCGTGCGGCGTGCAGGCGCAGGTGCCGATCTGGCTCGGCGGGCGGAGCCCGCGCTCGCTCCGCCGCGCGCTCGTCTTCGGCGACGGCTGGGACCCGTTTCGCTTGACGCTCGACGAGCTCGGGGCGCTCCTCACGCGTGCCCGCGCCTCCCGCGAGTGGCGCGCGCGGACAGCGCCGTTCGAATTGGTGCTGACGCCCGACCGGCTCCTCGACCCGACCCGACCCGACGAGCGCGCCCGGCTCGGGGACCTGCTCGAGCGCTACCGGGCGCTCGGCGCGACCATCGTGAACCTCCGCTTCCGGCACCGGAGCCTGGAGCACTACCTCGAGCAGCTCGAGGCGTGCGCCACCGAGATCGTGCCGGGCTTCGCATGA
- a CDS encoding aspartyl protease produces MGITYVDAEVSNEGGVARTVRFLVDSGAAFTVLPQETWRALGLQPTRTVDFALADGSIIRRDVSYCFLKFQDVRAPTPVVLGEANDAALLGTLTLESMGLVLDPFERTLRPARLRLGAVGPAGAIA; encoded by the coding sequence ATGGGGATCACGTACGTGGATGCCGAAGTGAGCAACGAGGGTGGCGTTGCCCGGACCGTCCGCTTCCTGGTCGACAGCGGCGCAGCCTTCACCGTGTTGCCGCAGGAGACATGGCGGGCGCTCGGCCTCCAGCCGACGCGGACCGTGGACTTCGCTCTCGCCGACGGCTCGATCATCCGGCGCGACGTCTCGTATTGCTTCCTCAAGTTTCAGGATGTGCGGGCGCCCACCCCAGTCGTGCTGGGCGAAGCGAACGATGCGGCGCTGCTCGGCACGCTCACGCTCGAGAGCATGGGGCTCGTACTCGACCCGTTCGAACGAACGCTGCGGCCGGCGCGCCTGAGGCTGGGTGCGGTGGGGCCCGCCGGAGCGATCGCATAG